A window of Cytobacillus sp. FSL H8-0458 genomic DNA:
AGCACCTTTCTCGGCTGCGTTTAGTACTTTCTCAGCAAAAGAAATGGAACCTCGCTGAATTAGTGCAATTTTGCCTGTGAGATCAGCACCTTCGAGTTCTTCGACTGTTCCCAGACCGGCAAATGCCAGCTCCCCGCTCACATTTCCATTGACTGAATAGGTAAAGGATCTTGGCTGAAGTTCTCCTTCATAGCCATCAATGGTCACTTCCATACTGCTTGGAGGTGTATATCCATAAAACGTGAATGGCTGAATCTCCGTTTCATAGCCATAAGACTCGAATTGACTTTTAATATACTGAACTGCGTTATACTCCGATTCTGTACCGGCTACACGCGGGGTTTGTGAAAGAAAATCAATATTATTATAGATATTTTCTGCATTAATTTTATTGACTACCTTCTTATCGAATACATTTAACGGCAGGTTCTGTTTTACGCCGACTGGCTGTGCAAAAGCTGCTTGTGCTCCGACTGCCCCAAAAACAAGAGTTGAAGCTAACGCTACTTTTAAAATTGGTTTCCTCATCTAGTACCTCCAATAGAATAATAGATTCCGCTCATTAAATATTATAATGTTTCGAAAACTCTTATAAGGGTACAAGATACTAGAATCCTGTAGGTACAAAAATCTATATTTTGGATATTTTGTTATTATTAGTAAATTTATAATAGGAAGAATAGACAAAAAAGAAGGCTGCTCAATGCAAGCCTTCTCCCATTCTATTTCATTAAATCATGGTCCACATAACGCTCGCCGTTCAATTCACTGATTACATTAATCGCCACTTTCGCACCGTCTCCAGCTGTAATGATTGTATGGACGCTGACTCCTGCAATAGTTCCGGCTGCCCAAATGCCATCAACATTCGTCTTACCGTCAGCATCAGCATCCAGAACCGTTTTAATGCGAGGCTCAGTCCCTGCTTTAGTTTTCAAACCGGCTTTTTCTGCTAAATCAGTTGAAAGACCAGCTGCTACAATCACATGTTTCGCTGAATATGATTTTTCTCCTGCTGTTACAGTAAAACCACTCTCAGCTTTTTCAATGTTTTCTACAGTTCCTTCAGTGATCTCTGCCCCAAACTTAACAGCTTGCTTTTTGCCTGTTTCAATCAGTTCCGGGCCAGTGATTTCCATAACGCCATAATGATTTTCAACCCATGCACGTTTAGTCATGCTTTTATCATTATCCACAACCACTACCTTCTTGCCCGCTTTGGCGGCAAACAGCGCAGCACTTGCACCGGCAGGACCTGCACCCACTATTAAAATATCAAACATCCATACTTCCTCCTTTAACACATTATTTAATTATAGTTTATCCAAGCTGATAATAATTGTAAAATAATGTGATTCAAGGGAAATTGTACAATTTAATCCTCATCTTTGATATCCCGGTCCTCCGGTATCGGCTCATTTAAAATTTCCTCCACCAGCTCCCTGTATTTTTCCACCTGCTTTAGATGGGCATTAAACTGTTCCTTGTAAATTAAATACTGTTCTCCGTCATAAATGGCGCGTATTTTCCTTTGCTGAATCAGGCTTTCTACATATGACTCAGGGTAAGATAAATATTCTGCGGTTTCTTTAATGGTCAGATACATGCTTGTCCTTCCCTTTCTTTTTCCTTATAATATGATTTTACTAATTTCCTGGCACTAGAAGACTCTGCCAAAATCATATAGAATAGAAGCTATATATAATCTGTATATGCAACCTGTATATTCTATTATTATACGTGAAAAATACTAATTTGACTGAATTCCAGCTTTTTTTCAGCCAAATAAAGAACAGGAGAAATATAAGCTAATGAATAAAAAAAAGGTATTGGGCTTATATGTGATCATCAGCCTTATTTGGGTATTCGGAACGAATTACCTTTTACATATGCTTGAACCTTCTTCTCTTGTCAGTTTTCTATTCAGAGCTAAAGAATTTCTGTACATCATTGCTACAGGATGGCTGCTCTATTATTTTATAGGCAAAAGAGATGAGCTCAGCGCCTCAAGAGAAGAAGAAAAGCGCCTTTCCACTTTAATTAATTCCATGGTGGATTTCGTTAATTTCAAAGACGGTCATGGCCGCTGGATTGAGTCTAATGAGTTTGGACTTAAGTTATTCAATCTCGAAAATGTCGATTATAAAGGCAAGAAGGACTCAGAACTGGCCGAGTACACTGATTTTTATGCAGACGCACTTCGCTACTGTGAAACATCAGATGAAGAAACCTGGAGAAACGGTAAAATTACACGCATTGAAGAAGTTATTCCTTTACCTGACGGAACAGAAAAAACGTTCGATACAATTAAAGTTCCGCTCTTCCATGCCGATGGAAGCCGAAAGGGACTGGTTATTATCGGCCGGGACATTACAGAAAGAAAGCATGTGGAGAAGCTGCTTGCCGAAAGCCAGCAGCAGTACAAATCCCTGTTTGAATATAATACCGAGATAGTCTTTATGACAGACCTTCATAGCACAATTACGAAAGTAAATCCCCAATTTAAAGCCGTGACAGGATACAGCCCTGATGAAACATTGGGTAAAAGCATCAATGAAATAATACCGGTTCCTTATAAAGCGAAGGCCATTGAAGACTTTACAGGCATCCTTGAAGATAAACAGCCAAAGACCTGTGAGTTTGATTTCAATCATAAAAATGGCAGCACACTGACTATTCAATGCACTGCCCTTCCGCTTATTGTGAATGGTCAAATTGCCGGGGTCATCGGATATGGGAAAGATGTGACAAAGCTTCGTCAGGCTGAAGAAAGACTGCGCCGCACTGAAAAGCTTTCTGTGGTTGGGGAGCTTTCTGCAAGTGTTGCGCACGAAATCAGAAATCCTCTGACATCCTTAAAAGGCTTTGTGCAGCTCATGCAGCTGGAAGATGAAAAGCATCAGTTCTATTATCAGATCATGCAGGAGGAACTGGACCGGATCAACCATATTGTCGGCGAGCTGCTGCTTCTTGCCAAGCCTCAGGATATTTGTTTTACAAAAGCAGATGTCCAAAAGATCCTGTTTAATGTCATTTCGCTTTTAAAAACAGAAGCCAGCATGCACAATGTCCAGATTGAATTTCTGTTAAAATCTGATGTTTATATGATTGAATGTGAACCAAATCAGCTAAAGCAGCTTTTTATCAATATCATAAAAAATGCCATCGAGGCATCTAAAGAAGGCGGCAAAGTAACCGTTACACTGCTGGCTGAAGACCATCTGCTGACTATCCTGGTTAAAGATAATGGCTGCGGCATGTCGGAAGATCGCCTAAATAGGATCGGTGAACCATTTTATTCGTCAAAGGAGAAGGGAACAGGCCTCGGACTCACAGTCAGCTTTAAGATTGTCCAATCCCATAATGGTTCCATTTATTTCAATAGCGAGAAAGGGAAAGGAACAGAAGCTGTCATCAAGCTCCCTGTAAAAAAACAAACACCTGCCACTGAAACTGAATTAACAGTTTAAACAGCAAAAGAGCGATGTTCAATCAAACGTTTGATTGAACATCGCTCTTCTTTTAATTTCCCTTAATCTCCAGCAGCTTCAGCCTCAAGTCATTTTCCATATTGGCCAGGTCATGTTCCGCCTGCCGGCGCTTATTCCTGCCTTCTTCCTGGATCCTCAAGGTTTCTTCAAGAGTAGAGATCAGGTTCTCCTGTGTTTTCTTTAATGTTTCAATATCGACAAGACCCCGCTCATTTTCACGTGCCGTTTCAATCGTATTCACTTTCAGCATCTCCGCATTTTTCAATAGAAGATCATTGGTGGTTTTTGAAACCTTCTTCTGGGCTTCGACGGCATGGCGCTGGCGAAGCAGCGTCAAGGCAATGGCCACCTGATTTTTCCAAAGAGGGATGGCAGTCATGATGGAAGACTGGATTTTTTCAACCAATGCCTGATTGGTATTCTGTATCAGCCGGATCTGCGGCGCACTTTGAATCGTTATTTCACGGCTCAGCTTCAAGTCATAAAGGCGTTTATCCAGGCGGTCAGCAAACTGAATCATATCGTTTACTTCTTGGAACTTCATCTGATCATTTGACTCTTCTGCCTTCTTCTTCAGTTCAGGAATCGTCTTTTCATGAAGTTCTTCAAGCTTCAGTTCACCGGCTGCAATATAGACATTTAACGCATGAAAATACTCTTTATTATTATCATAAAGCTTATCTAACATGACAATGTCGGAAAGAAGCGCATTCTTGCTTCTTTCCAATTTGACGCTGATGCGGTCGATTTGAGCTCCCGTTTTCTGGTATTTGGACAAGACTTCCTGAACTGAACCGGAAATCTTTCCGAACATACGCGCAAAAAAGGATGATTTCTCCGGCTTCAGCTCATCCGGATTCACATCGCTGAATTTTTTCATCAGGTCATTGATGATCGTTCCCACTTCACCAACGTCCTTTTTCTGAACATGCTCGAGCATAGTATGGGAGAACGATAACAGCTTTGATTGAGCTGGTGTTCCGTATGAGATCATCGCCTGGTGATTGGCAGGATCGATTTGCTTTGCAAGCTGATAGGCTTTTTCGCGGTTTTCTTCCGGGATTACATCTATCAGCCTTGTCCGCTTTTCCGATTGCAGCGGCGAGGAAACAGGCTGCTGATTCACCCCGAAAGGATCTGCCAGCAAATCATCCATCAAATCAGTGTTTTTTAACAGGGACGGTTTTTCTTCGGTCATTTTAATCTCCTGCTTTCATCATGAATTCTTGATTCTTTTATCTTCTCAATCGAATTCCTGGCAACATCAATTTCAAGATGAAGCTGATCAATATCTTCCGCGATAACCCGGTGAAGATCTTCCTCCACATGATGGGTAAGGGCATCAAGTGTACGTCTCGTCTCCTGGAGGGACTGATCCAGTTCACGCGATTTTCGCGGCTGGGAGGACAGAAAGACATACTTTTCCGCCAGCTCCACAGCAGAATCCAAATGGGAAAAATAAAACTGCTCCGCCTGATAAAACCGTTTCGGCTCACTTCTGGTCAGTCTGTAAATCCTCCTCGTCACCCTCATGAACTCCATGCGCTGCTTCAGCGTCGGGAAATGCCGAATGGAGAACATCGCTTTATGCAGACGGGTTATTTTGCGGCGTGCCTCATCAAGATTTCGCTTTATATATTGGTATTCCCTTTTCGTCAATCCATGTTTTTTCAAAAAGCGGCGGCGCTGAATCAATCCGCCGGCCCAATAAGTGAGCAATCCTGTTCCAGCTCCATAAACCCCTGACAGAAAAAATGTTTGCCCGAAAGCAAAGTAACTGGCCAGCCAGACACTGACAGACATTGGAACAGCCGTCAGCAGGCGAAAAGCAAATGCTAAAAAGGAATTCATATTTATCGACTCCTACTCATAGTCCTACTTAATTTATACGTAATTGATAAACCTAAAGTTTCATCCACAGACATCTTTCAGCAAAAAAGGCATATATCCTTAAATCTATTAAAACACTTTTAAAAAACTTCTCAAGTTATACGATACAAAATAACACGATTGCCCGCCATAGACCACAAAAGTAATCCTTGCTAAGACCTGAGACGTATATTTTGTAAAAAAAAGCACCTGCGGAAATTTTCCGCAGGTGTTTTATGGCTATTTAACCGCCAATGCACGCTTGCCCATGGCATTGTAGATCTTAATGAACTTCTCTTTTGGCATTTTAACATCTTTTTTAACAGCTTCACTGTCATTAAAATAAACATAATCGGCATCCACACCGGTTACAACAATACAGTGCAGAGGTGTCGGTGCACTGATCGTTTTGCCTGCAGGCGTTTTCCAGGTTCTTTTATTCGGCATTTCATGGCTGATTGTAAACCATGCCAGTACAGGGTTACCCTCTGAAACAGCTTTTTCTATTTCCGAGAAATCCTTCCCGGTCAAATTTACACCGCCAGGACGGTATTGATCAAGCAGCTTTTTCAGCGGCCCCGGATTTATCGTGTGTCCGTTGCCAAAAGGTGTTCCAACAAACCCGACATCAGGGTCCCCCCAGGTTTTAATTGATCCGTCTGCATTTCTTACCAGCTTGGTTGAGTCATATGGCATTTTTTTTGCTAGTGTGGTTTTGCTGACATTCACTCCATAAAACTTCAGTGCCATCGCCAGTGAAGTGACTTCACATCCGCTTGGCAGCTCTGGCCGCTGGGCAATGAGCGGCACATTGATCTTGGACAGGCGGGCGTCACTGACTGTCACATAATCACCGCTTACATAACCCGTGCCGCCATTGTAGGAAATTTTATACCAGCCATTGCTTTCCTTATGTATAACATTCAATTCAGATCCGTTTTTCAAGGACCCTATTTTCCCGTAATTTGTACCTGAACCTTTCCGGACATTTAATGAGGTAGCATCCACCCGGTAAAGTTTTTCATTTGTTTTAACATATTGGCCGCTGACATAGCCTGTTTTGCCATTGTACGTTATTTTGTACCAGCCGTTCGCAAGACGGTCAATAGCCTGAATACTGCTGCCTTGGGCCAGGCTGCCAATCCGGCTGTAATTTGTACCTGGACCGGAACGGACATTCAGACTGGTTGCATCCACTGTGTAAGTATAGGAAGCTGCTTCTGCAACTGCCTCGTTTGAAAAGCTCGGAATTGACGGCGACAAGACTCCTCCTGCTAAAATAGCTGCAGCAACAGTCCCTTTTAATATAGCTCTGTTTCCATATGAACCTTTTAAAATTGCCATACACTTTCCTCCATATTCCTCATTTTTTTCTGTCGAACTTTGCGGACTACTCTAAAAATAAAGATTCGCAAACTTCAAGTCTACCTCTTTGGGACTGGAAAAATTTTATTGATTCTATTGAATCAGTTTGAATTAGCTTATTTAGCGGAGTCAGTATATTTGGCATCTGTATATCTTCCTTTTTGAAAATGTTTATTTATAAAAAATGCAGGGAATAAGCTCTTGTACCAATTTACTTACATCTTGGAGGAAACATAATGAATAAGCACTATTTTTATATAGTTATTTTATTAATAGGATCGATTGTATTTCCTTCCTCAGGATATACAGAGGATTCTAAGAAGGAAAACAAGGTTGTACTGATTTCCTTTGATGGAATGAGAAACGACCTGGCAAAAGAGTTTGTAAAGGACGGCAAGCTTCCTCATATTAAGTCACTTATGGAGAACGGAGTAGCCGCCAAGGATTCCAAGACTGTAACCCCCTCTCTGACCGCACCATCACATGCGGCAATTGCTTCAGGTGCAGTTCCATCGGAAACCGGCATGGTCAGCAATAAATGGCAGGACCCCAACAAGGAATTGGCCAATGGAGAAAGCGCTTTTCATCAGCCGCTTGATAAAAGCCCGCTTTGGGCAGAAGCCAAAAAGAATGGCAAAACAACAGCAACCCTGCTGTTTCCCGGGTCAAACCCTGATGCAGGCGAACAGGCTGATTATGCAGTTTATTATGGTGAAACCTGGGCAGAAAGCTCTCTGGATAAGCTTCAGTTCAAAAAAACAGAGAGCTGGGAGCACACCGAAAACAGCTTTAGCCCTGCAAAAGAAGCTGCAGTGAAGCTGCCATTGAAAAAAGCAAAGAATAAAGAGATCTATATATTAGCTTTAGACACTTCGGATGATGGAAAAACCGGCTATAACCGCTTCATTTTTTCGGAAAACCGTTCGGCAGACTCCGAAGATGTTATCGTCAATGCCAATGAATGGGGGTCAATTCCTGTTGAAGCTGACGGTGAATCTGCAGGGTTCTGGTTTAAGCTGAAAACTGATGCCAGCCTTGAGAAAGCGAGCATTTACCGTACTGCCGTTACGTCAGCCCTCATTGAAGGTCCAGAAGGATTTGAAGAGGAGCTTCTATCGGAATTCGGCTTTTTCCCCGTCCAGGATGATACAAAGGCTTTTGAAAAAAAGTGGATTACTCGGGAAGAGTACGAGGAAATCGGTTCGCGTTTTGTCCGCTGGGCAACTGATGTGTCTCTTTATATTAAAGAAAAATACCAGCCCGATCTGCTGATGTTTTATACACCTCAGATTGATTATGAATCACATCATTTTCTGCTGGCAGATCCGCGGCAGCCCGGGTATTCAGAGAAAAATTCCCAAAGACATTCGAAATACATTGAATGGGCCTACAAGCTTGCAGATGATGTCGTGGGAAAGACGATGGACAGCCTTAGCGAAGAAGACCACCTTCTTGTGGTATCTGATCACGGCATGGAGCCAGTCCACACCATTCTGGCTCCAAACACTCTTCTGAAAGAAGCAGGTCTTTTAATGACAGATAAAAAAGGCAGAGTGGATGAGGAGAACTCCAAAGCAATGGCTGTAGCCAGCGGATCAGCTGCCCAAATTTATCTGAATGAAAACCTCTCCAAAAGAGAAAAGGAAAAGGCTGCAGACCAAGTGGTGAAACTCTTTAGCGAATATAAAATCAAATCCGAATTTAAGACAAAAATCCTAAAGGGCTATTTGGGTGAAGCCGGTGATTTCCTCGCCGAAGGAAAGTTCAGCCAATTTAATCAAACGGCAAAGCATTTTTCCAATTACCTCTTTAGGAAAGAAGAAAAGCCTTATCAGATTGCCTATGATAATAAAAAAGAGAATAAGCACCCTAATCAGGGAGACATATTGCTGCTTGGTGCAAGAGGCTATATGATGGGCAGCAGCTTAACAAGCC
This region includes:
- a CDS encoding FAD-dependent oxidoreductase; translated protein: MFDILIVGAGPAGASAALFAAKAGKKVVVVDNDKSMTKRAWVENHYGVMEITGPELIETGKKQAVKFGAEITEGTVENIEKAESGFTVTAGEKSYSAKHVIVAAGLSTDLAEKAGLKTKAGTEPRIKTVLDADADGKTNVDGIWAAGTIAGVSVHTIITAGDGAKVAINVISELNGERYVDHDLMK
- a CDS encoding excisionase family DNA-binding protein, whose amino-acid sequence is MYLTIKETAEYLSYPESYVESLIQQRKIRAIYDGEQYLIYKEQFNAHLKQVEKYRELVEEILNEPIPEDRDIKDED
- a CDS encoding PAS domain-containing sensor histidine kinase is translated as MNKKKVLGLYVIISLIWVFGTNYLLHMLEPSSLVSFLFRAKEFLYIIATGWLLYYFIGKRDELSASREEEKRLSTLINSMVDFVNFKDGHGRWIESNEFGLKLFNLENVDYKGKKDSELAEYTDFYADALRYCETSDEETWRNGKITRIEEVIPLPDGTEKTFDTIKVPLFHADGSRKGLVIIGRDITERKHVEKLLAESQQQYKSLFEYNTEIVFMTDLHSTITKVNPQFKAVTGYSPDETLGKSINEIIPVPYKAKAIEDFTGILEDKQPKTCEFDFNHKNGSTLTIQCTALPLIVNGQIAGVIGYGKDVTKLRQAEERLRRTEKLSVVGELSASVAHEIRNPLTSLKGFVQLMQLEDEKHQFYYQIMQEELDRINHIVGELLLLAKPQDICFTKADVQKILFNVISLLKTEASMHNVQIEFLLKSDVYMIECEPNQLKQLFINIIKNAIEASKEGGKVTVTLLAEDHLLTILVKDNGCGMSEDRLNRIGEPFYSSKEKGTGLGLTVSFKIVQSHNGSIYFNSEKGKGTEAVIKLPVKKQTPATETELTV
- a CDS encoding toxic anion resistance protein, with the protein product MTEEKPSLLKNTDLMDDLLADPFGVNQQPVSSPLQSEKRTRLIDVIPEENREKAYQLAKQIDPANHQAMISYGTPAQSKLLSFSHTMLEHVQKKDVGEVGTIINDLMKKFSDVNPDELKPEKSSFFARMFGKISGSVQEVLSKYQKTGAQIDRISVKLERSKNALLSDIVMLDKLYDNNKEYFHALNVYIAAGELKLEELHEKTIPELKKKAEESNDQMKFQEVNDMIQFADRLDKRLYDLKLSREITIQSAPQIRLIQNTNQALVEKIQSSIMTAIPLWKNQVAIALTLLRQRHAVEAQKKVSKTTNDLLLKNAEMLKVNTIETARENERGLVDIETLKKTQENLISTLEETLRIQEEGRNKRRQAEHDLANMENDLRLKLLEIKGN
- a CDS encoding 5-bromo-4-chloroindolyl phosphate hydrolysis family protein — translated: MNSFLAFAFRLLTAVPMSVSVWLASYFAFGQTFFLSGVYGAGTGLLTYWAGGLIQRRRFLKKHGLTKREYQYIKRNLDEARRKITRLHKAMFSIRHFPTLKQRMEFMRVTRRIYRLTRSEPKRFYQAEQFYFSHLDSAVELAEKYVFLSSQPRKSRELDQSLQETRRTLDALTHHVEEDLHRVIAEDIDQLHLEIDVARNSIEKIKESRIHDESRRLK
- a CDS encoding SH3 domain-containing protein; translation: MAILKGSYGNRAILKGTVAAAILAGGVLSPSIPSFSNEAVAEAASYTYTVDATSLNVRSGPGTNYSRIGSLAQGSSIQAIDRLANGWYKITYNGKTGYVSGQYVKTNEKLYRVDATSLNVRKGSGTNYGKIGSLKNGSELNVIHKESNGWYKISYNGGTGYVSGDYVTVSDARLSKINVPLIAQRPELPSGCEVTSLAMALKFYGVNVSKTTLAKKMPYDSTKLVRNADGSIKTWGDPDVGFVGTPFGNGHTINPGPLKKLLDQYRPGGVNLTGKDFSEIEKAVSEGNPVLAWFTISHEMPNKRTWKTPAGKTISAPTPLHCIVVTGVDADYVYFNDSEAVKKDVKMPKEKFIKIYNAMGKRALAVK
- a CDS encoding alkaline phosphatase family protein, coding for MNKHYFYIVILLIGSIVFPSSGYTEDSKKENKVVLISFDGMRNDLAKEFVKDGKLPHIKSLMENGVAAKDSKTVTPSLTAPSHAAIASGAVPSETGMVSNKWQDPNKELANGESAFHQPLDKSPLWAEAKKNGKTTATLLFPGSNPDAGEQADYAVYYGETWAESSLDKLQFKKTESWEHTENSFSPAKEAAVKLPLKKAKNKEIYILALDTSDDGKTGYNRFIFSENRSADSEDVIVNANEWGSIPVEADGESAGFWFKLKTDASLEKASIYRTAVTSALIEGPEGFEEELLSEFGFFPVQDDTKAFEKKWITREEYEEIGSRFVRWATDVSLYIKEKYQPDLLMFYTPQIDYESHHFLLADPRQPGYSEKNSQRHSKYIEWAYKLADDVVGKTMDSLSEEDHLLVVSDHGMEPVHTILAPNTLLKEAGLLMTDKKGRVDEENSKAMAVASGSAAQIYLNENLSKREKEKAADQVVKLFSEYKIKSEFKTKILKGYLGEAGDFLAEGKFSQFNQTAKHFSNYLFRKEEKPYQIAYDNKKENKHPNQGDILLLGARGYMMGSSLTSPQMPAIELGSHGGNPDRKELKAVFFAQGPSFKNDSRIGSITALDIAPTVYKLLEIPAPDFLEGKVLKDALE